The nucleotide window AGATGAACAACGACAAGAAGATGAACATGAGCGTCATCTCGGGCAAGGACTACGGCGAGTCGTTCACCATGCTCCAGGGCGGTCGTGTGCAGGCGTTCATGATGGACGACGTGCTGCTCGCCGGCGCGCGCACCATGGGCCGCAATCCTGACGACTGGGTCGTCACGGGCACGCCGCAGTCGTTCGAGGCCTACGGCTTCATGATGAAGCACGGCGACACCGAGTTCAAAAAGCTCGTCGACGACACGCTCGCCGGCGTGATGAAGAGCGGCGAAATCAACGCGATGTACAAGAAGTGGTTCGAATCGCCGGTGCCGCCGAAGCACATCAACTTCAACTTCCCGATGAGCGAGCAACTCAAGCAGCTCTACGCAAACCCGAACGACAAGGCGTTCGATTAAGCCGCCGGGGCGGAAGCCGTTCCATGACGCATGAAGCAGGCCGCCCCATGGGCGGCCTTTGCGTCGATCGGGAGCGCCGCGCCGCGGCGCGGGAATTCACGCCGTCGGCGCGTGAAAGCCCGCCGCCTCGACGGCCTCGATGCGCGCCGCCTGCACCGCGTCGCGAATCTTCTGCGGATGATCGGCATACTGACGCGCCACGGCGCCCGCATCGATGCCACGCGCCGCAGCCAACGCCCCCATCAAACGCTCGCGCTGCGGATACGGCGCACCGGCGAAATCTCCCCCACGCCCCCGCGCATCGGCTTCGCAGGCCTGCAACACTTCCACGAAGCGCTCGGGCTTGCGAAGCGCATCGCAACGTTCCAGCAGACGCACCAGCGCCGCAGCACCGAACTTCTGACTGGCGTGGATGTTGCCATGCTCGCGGGCCACGACCTGCGCCAGCTCGCGGCACTCGACCGGCACGCGCAAGCGCGCGCACAGCGGGCCGAGCAGACCGACACCGCGCCCCTCGTGGCCGAGGTGGCGCGGCAGCACGTCCTCGGGTGTCGTGCCCTTGCCGAGATCATGGGTGAGCGCCGCGAAGCGCACCGGCAGCGAATAACCCTGCGACGCCGCGTAGTCGAGCACCATCATCACGTGAACGCCGGTGTCGACTTCGGGATGATAATCGGCCCGCTGCGGCACGCCCCACAGCTGGTCCACTTCCGGCAGGATGCGCGCAAGCGCGCCGGTCCCGCGCAACACGTCGAACATGCGCGACGGCCGTTGCTCCATCAGGCCGCGCGAGAGTTCCTGCCACACCCGTTCGGCGACCAGCGCGTCGACCTCGCCGTCGGCGGTCATGCGGCGCATCAGCGCCAGCGTCTCGTCCGCCACCGTGAAGTCGGTGAAGCGTGCCGCGAAACGCGCGCAGCGCAGAATTCGCACCGGGTCTTCCGCGAAGGCCTCGCCGACATGGCGAAACTGTCGCGCGTCGAGATCACGCTTGCCGCCATAGGGGTCGATCAGCACGTCGGACAGACCGCCGTCGGGCAACACCTCGCGGGCCATCGCGTTGATGGTGAAATCGCGCCGCACCAGGTCTTCCTCCAGCGTGACCTCCGGCGCGAAGTAGAACGAGAAGCCGTGATAGCCGCGAGCGGTCTTGCGTTCGGTGCGCGCCAGCGCGTATTCGGCATGCGTGTGCGGATGCAGGAACACCGGAAAGTCGCGACCGACCGGCTTGAAACCTTGGCGCACCATCTCCTCGGGGGTGGCGCCGACCACGACGTAGTCGCGGTCCTTGACGGGCAACCCCAGCATGGCGTCGCGAATCGCGCCGCCCACAGCATAAATCTTCATGGACGCACTTCGTAGAAAGTCACGGTCTGCGTCTCGGCCCGTCCGGCCGCCACCCATGCCTGCACCGCCGCCACCTCGCGAACGCGATCGGCATACGCCTGCGCGTGCGCCGAGAGCTTGGGTTCGAACGTCGCAAAGCGCATCACGACGGGCGCATAGAACGCGTCGGCGATCGAGAAATCGCCGAACAGGAACGGCCCCTGATAGCGCGCCAGGCAGTCTTCCCAGATGGCCTCCACGCGACGAATGTCGGCAAGTGTCTCGGGCGTGGCGCCGGCACCCGGCCAATGCGCCGCCACGTTCATCCACATGTTCGTGCGCAGCGCGGTAAAGCCACTGTGCATCTCGGCACACACGCTGCGCGCATGCGCGCGCGCTTCGCGGGACTTCGGCCAGAGCGGCAGGTGAGGGTAGCTTTCGGCGAGGTATTCGCAAATGGCGAGCGAGTCCCACACCGTGATGCCGTTGTCGATGAGACACGGCACCTTGCCCGTGGGCGAGTAACGCAGAATCTGCTCGCGCGAGTCCGGCTGTGCGAGCCACACGTTGCGCTCTTCGAACGCGATGTCGAAATGCTTGAGCAGCACCCACGGCCGCATGGACCACGACGAATAACGCTTGTTGGCGACGATCAGTTGCATGAGAACCTTCCTTGCGCGGGCCGCACAGGCCCGCTTCGATTGGCACGTGGCAGGCGTCAGC belongs to Pandoraea pnomenusa and includes:
- a CDS encoding multifunctional CCA addition/repair protein, whose product is MKIYAVGGAIRDAMLGLPVKDRDYVVVGATPEEMVRQGFKPVGRDFPVFLHPHTHAEYALARTERKTARGYHGFSFYFAPEVTLEEDLVRRDFTINAMAREVLPDGGLSDVLIDPYGGKRDLDARQFRHVGEAFAEDPVRILRCARFAARFTDFTVADETLALMRRMTADGEVDALVAERVWQELSRGLMEQRPSRMFDVLRGTGALARILPEVDQLWGVPQRADYHPEVDTGVHVMMVLDYAASQGYSLPVRFAALTHDLGKGTTPEDVLPRHLGHEGRGVGLLGPLCARLRVPVECRELAQVVAREHGNIHASQKFGAAALVRLLERCDALRKPERFVEVLQACEADARGRGGDFAGAPYPQRERLMGALAAARGIDAGAVARQYADHPQKIRDAVQAARIEAVEAAGFHAPTA
- a CDS encoding glutathione S-transferase family protein produces the protein MQLIVANKRYSSWSMRPWVLLKHFDIAFEERNVWLAQPDSREQILRYSPTGKVPCLIDNGITVWDSLAICEYLAESYPHLPLWPKSREARAHARSVCAEMHSGFTALRTNMWMNVAAHWPGAGATPETLADIRRVEAIWEDCLARYQGPFLFGDFSIADAFYAPVVMRFATFEPKLSAHAQAYADRVREVAAVQAWVAAGRAETQTVTFYEVRP